AGGAACTGTGGTTGCGGTGCCGCGGGCTACCCCGGTGCCGCTAGAGAGAAACGCCCCAATCGAGGAATTACAATGAGCGATAAATTGCTGTGCGAAGTGGATAGCGAGGGCGTGGCCACGGTCACCCTGAATCGGCCGGAAATCCACAACGCTTTTGACGATGAACTGATTCACGAGCTGGCCACCACCTTTGACACTCTGGCGCAAAATCCTGCTGTTCGTGTGTTGGTACTGGCTTCCAATGGCAAGAGCTTTTCTGCCGGAGCTGACCTCAACTGGATGAAGCGCATGGCGACTTATTCAGAAGAGGAAAACCGCCGCGACGCGGCCGCGCTTGCTGCCATGCTGTACAAGCTCGACACTTTCCCAGCTCCCACCATTGCGCGAGTACAGGGCGCCGCTTTTGGCGGGGCCGTGGGTCTGGTGAGCTGCTGTGATATGGCCGTGGCCTCTGAGCGCGCCAGCTTCTGTTTGTCGGAAGTCAAAATCGGGTTACTGCCCGCTACCATCAGCCCCTATGTCATCAATGCGATCGGCACTCGCCGCGCGCGCCGTTACTTTGTCACTGCGGAGCGCTTCTCCGCCGAGCGCGCAGAACAGATGGGCTTGATATCTGAAGTCTGCGCCGAGGGCGAGCTGGACCTGCATGTGCAGAAATTAGTGAATGCCATTGCCGATAATGGCCCCAAGGCGGTCGCCATGGCCAAGCAACTGGCCATGTCCATGTCCAACCGGGTTATCAACGATGAATTGCAGGGCCAGACCAGCGCGTTGATCGCTGCCGTGCGTGTATCGCCGGAAGGGCAGGAAGGGCTAAGTGCGTTTTTAGAGAAGCGCGCACCCAAATGGATGAATGGCGGCGAAGGATAATTTTATGATTCGCAAACTGTTAATAGCTAATCGCGGCGAAATTGCCTGCCGTATTATCAAGACCGCCCGCCGCCTGGGGGTGGCCACTGTCGCCGTCTATTCCGATGCGGATGCCGACGCCCTGCATGTGCAGATGGCGGACGAAGCGGTACACCTGGGCCCGGCCCCGGCCAGGGATTCCTACCTGGATATCGACAAGGTATTGGGTGCTGCTAAGCAGACTGGTGCTGATGCCATACATCCAGGTTACGGCTTCCTGTCGGAAAATGCCGAGTTTTGCCGCGCTTGCGATAGCGCCGGCATTATTTTTGTTGGCCCGCCCACCGGCGCGATTGAGGCGATGGGCTCCAAGTCCGCCGCCAAACGTATTATGGAAGAGGCCAATGTGCCCCTGGTGCCTGGTTACCACGGCACAAACCAAAATGAAGAGCTGCTGGAAGGCCATGCCAATCGCATCGGTTACCCGGTATTGCTGAAAGCCGCTGCCGGTGGTGGTGGTAAGGGCATGCGCCGTGTCGACAGCGCCGATGAATTCCACGAAGCATTAGCTGCAGCCAAGCGTGAGGCCATGAATGCCTTTGGCGACGACATCATGCTGCTGGAGCGCTATGTGGTGAGTCCCCGCCATGTGGAAATCCAGGTGTTCTGCGATCAGCAGGGCAACGGTGTCTACCTGTTTGAACGGGATTGCTCGGTGCAGCGCCGCCATCAAAAAGTAGTGGAAGAAGCTCCCGCACCGGGCATGACTCCGGAGCTGCGCGCCCGCATGGGTGAAGCGGCCCTGCGCGCGGCCCACGCGATTGGTTACGTGGGTGCCGGCACGGTGGAGTTCCTGCTGGATGCCAGCGGTGCCTTCTACTTTATGGAAATGAATACCCGTTTGCAGGTAGAGCACCCGGTGACGGAAATGATCACCGACCAGGACCTGGTGGCCTGGCAGCTGTCAGTTGCCGCTGGCGATACCCTGCCCATGAGCCAGGATGAGCTGCAGATCAACGGCCACGCCATGGAAGTGCGTATCTACGCCGAGGACCCGGACAATGATTTCCTGCCGGCAACCGGCGTATTGGTGCGTCACCAGCCCCCGGCGGAAGGCGAGGGCGTGCGGGTGGACACCGGTGTGCAGACCGGCGATGAAATCAGTGTGCATTACGACCCGATGATTGCCAAATTGATCTGCCACGGCCGCACCCGCAAAGAAGCCTTGGCCAAACTGGATCGCGCACTGCGTGATTACCAGATTGCCGGTGTGCGCCACAATATCGAATTCCTGCGCCGAGTGATCAATCACCAGGCATTTGCCAGCGGTTGTATTTCGACGCACTTTATCGAGGACTACGAGGCGGAAGTGCTGCATCAGGAGCAGACACTGACGCCGCTGAAGTGCGCCGCTATTGCCGGTTATTTGCAGCAGTGTGAAGAGCGCGATCTGCGCAACAGCGCACCGCAGCGAGATCCTTTCTCCCCTTGGCATAATGGTGATAACTGGCGCAATGCTCTGGCTGGCAGTCGCACCCAGACGGTGGACTACCGCGGCCAGCACGCTCAAATTCGCTTTGTTGCGGAGGGCGATAGCCTGCGCTGGACTTGCGATGCCTTGCCTGAGGAACAAAAAGGCGGTGAGATTCGCCTGCTGCCGGGACGCGACTTAATGTTGGTGGACGGCCGTCGCATGAGTTTCTCCGCCGTGGATACCCGCGATGGCGGTGCTGTATTTATTGATGGTACCCAGGTGGAATTCAAGTTGCTGCCACCGGATATCGGCGAGAGTAATGACCAGGCCCACGGCCTTGATGCCCCCATGAACGGCACCATAATTTCGCTGCTGGTTGAGCCCGGCTCTACGGTGGAAAAAGACCAGCCACTACTGGTAATGGAAGCCATGAAAATGGAACACACCCTGCGGGCTCCAGCATCCGGCACCGTGCAGCAGTTCTTCTGCGCCGAAGGTGAGCTGGTGGATGGCGGCAGCCTGCTGGTGGATTTTGCCGGGGAGGAGCAATAATGACTTTGCCCAAGCAAGTCAAAATCGTCGAAGTGGGGCCCCGCGATGGTCTGCAAAATGAAAAGCAGCCTATCTCTGTGGAGACCCGTATCGCTTTGGTAGACAAACTCAGTGCTAGCGGGTTGTCGGTTATTGAAGCCGGCAGTTTTGTCAGCCCCAAGTGGGTACCGCAGATGGCCGCCAGTGAGGAAGTGTTGGCGGGTATCCAGCGCAATGAGGGTGTTATCTACAGCGCGCTCACGCCAAACTTAAAAGGCTATGAGCGCGCCGTGGAAGCCAAAGCGGATGAGGTCGCCGTTTTCGGTGCGGCCTCAGAAGCCTTCACCCAGAAAAACATTAATTGCAGTATTGCTGAGAGCCTGGAACGCTTCCGTCCACTGGTGGAAAAAGCCAAGCAAGACGGTATACCTGTGCGCGGATACGTATCCTGCGTACTTGGTTGTCCCTATGAAGGCGATATTGATCCGGCCAAAGTGGCAGAAGTTAGTGCCGCTCTATTGGAAATGGGTTGCTACGAAATTTCCCTCGGCGACACCATCGGTGTCGGCACCCCGGAATCCGCCAAGCGTATGCTGGAGCAGGTGATGGCCCGTGTACCTGTGGAAAAACTTGCGGTACATTTCCACGATACCTACGGCCAGGCACTGGCCAATATCTACGCGGCCTTACAAATGGGTGTCGCAGTAGTAGATTCCGCCGTAGCCGGCCTGGGCGGCTGCCCCTATGCCCGCGGCGCTTCCGGTAATGTTGCCAGTGAGGATGTGCTTTATATGCTCAATGGCATGGGTATTGAAACCGGCGTGGATATACAGTTGCTGGCAGAGGCTGGGAACTTTATTTCTGAACAGCTGGGGCGGGAAACCAACTCCCGTGTGGCTAAGGCTTTGGCGCCCTGCTGAATGAGTAGTGGGTTCTCTCCAGAGAGTGTTTTTTCTGGAGAGGACCTTTTAGAGAATTTTAGAATCATTTTTGTCAGTGCTAAATCTACATAGGATTGCCCATCGTGAGATTTGTTACATCAAATCCACCTCTGTTGCCTTTCACTGATACCATAAATATT
The DNA window shown above is from Microbulbifer variabilis and carries:
- a CDS encoding hydroxymethylglutaryl-CoA lyase, with product MTLPKQVKIVEVGPRDGLQNEKQPISVETRIALVDKLSASGLSVIEAGSFVSPKWVPQMAASEEVLAGIQRNEGVIYSALTPNLKGYERAVEAKADEVAVFGAASEAFTQKNINCSIAESLERFRPLVEKAKQDGIPVRGYVSCVLGCPYEGDIDPAKVAEVSAALLEMGCYEISLGDTIGVGTPESAKRMLEQVMARVPVEKLAVHFHDTYGQALANIYAALQMGVAVVDSAVAGLGGCPYARGASGNVASEDVLYMLNGMGIETGVDIQLLAEAGNFISEQLGRETNSRVAKALAPC
- a CDS encoding enoyl-CoA hydratase/isomerase family protein, with translation MSDKLLCEVDSEGVATVTLNRPEIHNAFDDELIHELATTFDTLAQNPAVRVLVLASNGKSFSAGADLNWMKRMATYSEEENRRDAAALAAMLYKLDTFPAPTIARVQGAAFGGAVGLVSCCDMAVASERASFCLSEVKIGLLPATISPYVINAIGTRRARRYFVTAERFSAERAEQMGLISEVCAEGELDLHVQKLVNAIADNGPKAVAMAKQLAMSMSNRVINDELQGQTSALIAAVRVSPEGQEGLSAFLEKRAPKWMNGGEG
- a CDS encoding acetyl-CoA carboxylase biotin carboxylase subunit; its protein translation is MIRKLLIANRGEIACRIIKTARRLGVATVAVYSDADADALHVQMADEAVHLGPAPARDSYLDIDKVLGAAKQTGADAIHPGYGFLSENAEFCRACDSAGIIFVGPPTGAIEAMGSKSAAKRIMEEANVPLVPGYHGTNQNEELLEGHANRIGYPVLLKAAAGGGGKGMRRVDSADEFHEALAAAKREAMNAFGDDIMLLERYVVSPRHVEIQVFCDQQGNGVYLFERDCSVQRRHQKVVEEAPAPGMTPELRARMGEAALRAAHAIGYVGAGTVEFLLDASGAFYFMEMNTRLQVEHPVTEMITDQDLVAWQLSVAAGDTLPMSQDELQINGHAMEVRIYAEDPDNDFLPATGVLVRHQPPAEGEGVRVDTGVQTGDEISVHYDPMIAKLICHGRTRKEALAKLDRALRDYQIAGVRHNIEFLRRVINHQAFASGCISTHFIEDYEAEVLHQEQTLTPLKCAAIAGYLQQCEERDLRNSAPQRDPFSPWHNGDNWRNALAGSRTQTVDYRGQHAQIRFVAEGDSLRWTCDALPEEQKGGEIRLLPGRDLMLVDGRRMSFSAVDTRDGGAVFIDGTQVEFKLLPPDIGESNDQAHGLDAPMNGTIISLLVEPGSTVEKDQPLLVMEAMKMEHTLRAPASGTVQQFFCAEGELVDGGSLLVDFAGEEQ